One genomic segment of Odocoileus virginianus isolate 20LAN1187 ecotype Illinois chromosome 17, Ovbor_1.2, whole genome shotgun sequence includes these proteins:
- the SEPTIN9 gene encoding septin-9 isoform X5, which produces MADTPRDAALKQPPTPRNEKASADFGYVGIDSILEQMRRKAMKQGFEFNIMVVGQSGLGKSTLINTLFKSKISRKSVQPTSEERIPKTIEIKSITHDIEEKGVRMKLTVIDTPGFGDHINNENCWQPIMKFINDQYEKYLQEEVNINRKKRIPDTRVHCCLYFIPATGHSLRPLDIEFMKRLSKVVNIVPVIAKADTLTLEERVYFKQRITADLLSNGIDVYPQKEFDEDSEDRLVNEKFREMIPFAVVGSDHEYQVNGKRILGRKTKWGTIEVENTTHCEFAYLRDLLIRTHMQNIKDITSTIHFEAYRVKRLHEGSSAVANGVEEKAPEAQEM; this is translated from the exons ATGGCCGACACCCCCAGAGATGCCGCACTCAAGCAGCCGCCCACTCCGCGGAACGAGAAGGCCTCTGCGGACTTCGGCTACGTGGGGATCGACTCCATCCTGGAGCAGATGCGCAGGAAGGCCATGAAGCAGGGCTTCGAGTTCAACATCATGGTGGTGG GGCAGAGCGGTTTGGGAAAGTCTACCTTGATCAACACCCTCTTCAAATCCAAGATCAGCCGGAAGTCAGTGCAGCCCACCTCGGAGGAGCGCATCCCTAAGACCATTGAGATCAAGTCCATCACACACG ATATTGAGGAGAAGGGCGTCCGCATGAAGCTGACGGTCATCGACACGCCGGGCTTCGGGGACCACATCAACAATGAGAATTG CTGGCAGCCCATCATGAAGTTCATCAACGACCAATACGAGAAGTACCTGCAAGAGGAGGTCAACATCAACCGGAAGAAGCGCATCCCGGACACCCGCGTCCACTGCTGCCTGTACTTCATCCCCGCCACCGGCCACTC CCTCAGGCCCCTGGACATCGAGTTCATGAAGCGCCTGAGCAAAGTGGTCAACATCGTCCCGGTCATCGCCAAGGCCGACACGCTGACCCTGGAGGAGAGGGTCTACTTCAAACAGCGG ATCACTGCGGACCTGCTGTCCAATGGCATTGACGTGTACCCCCAGAAGGAGTTTGACGAGGACTCTGAGGACCGGCTGGTGAACGAGAAGTTCCGG GAGATGATTCCGTTTGCTGTGGTGGGCAGTGACCACGAGTACCAAGTGAATGGGAAGaggatccttggaaggaaaaccaaGTGGGGCACCATCGAAG TCGAGAACACCACTCACTGTGAGTTTGCTTACCTGCGGGACCTCCTTATCAG gacaCACATGCAGAACATCAAAGACATCACCAGCACCATCCACTTCGAGGCCTACCGCGTGAAGCGTCTGCATGAGGGCAGCAGCGCCGTGGCCAACGGCGTCGAGGAGAAGGCGCCCGAAGCCCAGGAGATGTAG